Proteins encoded in a region of the Candidatus Eisenbacteria bacterium genome:
- a CDS encoding aminotransferase class V-fold PLP-dependent enzyme, with protein MTTARDRLRFIEPDGSNLDEVRQLGYRFIDLLVEAAAKAGSHPPVPEELPVPDLLRGPYTPSLEGRDPYELIEIVRTEILDRTLNPAHPGYVGHMDSLASAVGIFSDALISACNNNMLSYEMSLVFTAMEDRLLRWATGAFGWGDAARGLLVSGGTLANIQAIWVARNHVGDRGAAREGLASPEGRLVLLASEHAHYSFLKAANLLGIGRRGAVLVQSGDSHRIDPRVLEEVILRARGEGLRPFCVVGVAGTTVTGTIEPLDEIGAIARRHGLWFHVDAAYGGSLILSKKLRSRLRGCETADSITWNPQKWLYVPKTCASILFRDGQILETTVREPFLYGREGGDDSHPNLGEYTIQGTRRVDVLKLWLTLEHLGTDYMARLIETQVEAASRLADRIEATPGLELIARPNLNIVCFRAIPPGIDPTADPGLMDEAQSAVQLEVARRGHGWLSMPLYRGRRVLRAVILHPRCDDSLLDLLLKDVLAASREARA; from the coding sequence TTGACGACAGCAAGGGATCGGTTGCGCTTCATCGAGCCCGATGGCTCGAACCTCGATGAGGTTCGCCAACTGGGGTACCGCTTCATCGATCTCCTGGTGGAGGCGGCGGCGAAGGCCGGCTCGCATCCGCCGGTGCCGGAGGAACTTCCCGTCCCCGACCTGCTCCGTGGACCGTACACGCCGTCGCTCGAAGGCCGCGATCCCTACGAGCTGATCGAGATCGTAAGGACCGAGATCCTCGATCGCACCCTGAATCCCGCGCATCCCGGATACGTGGGACACATGGACTCCCTGGCGTCGGCGGTGGGCATCTTCTCAGACGCGCTCATTTCCGCCTGCAACAACAACATGCTCTCCTACGAAATGTCGCTCGTCTTCACCGCGATGGAAGACCGGCTCCTCAGGTGGGCGACCGGCGCGTTCGGATGGGGCGACGCCGCGCGCGGCTTGCTCGTCAGCGGGGGAACTCTCGCCAACATCCAGGCGATCTGGGTCGCGCGAAACCACGTCGGCGACAGGGGAGCGGCCCGAGAAGGCCTCGCCTCCCCTGAAGGCCGACTCGTTCTGCTGGCCAGCGAGCACGCCCACTACTCATTCCTGAAGGCAGCGAACCTCCTCGGCATCGGCCGCCGGGGGGCGGTTCTCGTGCAAAGCGGCGACAGTCATCGCATCGATCCGAGAGTCCTTGAGGAGGTGATCCTCCGCGCTCGCGGAGAAGGGCTGCGCCCCTTCTGCGTGGTGGGCGTGGCGGGCACGACCGTCACAGGGACGATCGAACCCCTCGACGAGATCGGGGCCATCGCCCGCCGGCACGGGCTCTGGTTCCACGTGGACGCCGCCTATGGCGGGAGCCTGATCCTCTCCAAGAAGCTGCGGAGCCGACTCCGCGGCTGCGAAACGGCCGATTCGATCACCTGGAATCCGCAGAAGTGGCTCTATGTCCCGAAGACCTGCGCCTCGATCCTCTTCCGTGACGGGCAGATCCTCGAGACGACGGTACGCGAGCCGTTCCTCTATGGCCGCGAGGGCGGAGACGATTCGCATCCGAACCTCGGCGAGTACACGATTCAGGGAACGCGTCGCGTCGATGTCTTGAAGCTCTGGTTGACGCTCGAGCATCTCGGCACGGACTACATGGCGCGGCTGATCGAAACGCAGGTCGAGGCGGCGAGCCGGCTGGCGGACCGCATCGAGGCGACGCCCGGGCTGGAGCTGATCGCGAGGCCGAATCTGAACATAGTCTGTTTCCGCGCGATCCCCCCCGGCATCGATCCGACAGCCGATCCCGGCCTCATGGACGAGGCGCAGAGCGCGGTGCAGCTGGAGGTCGCGCGCCGCGGCCACGGATGGCTCTCGATGCCGCTTTACCGCGGAAGGCGCGTTCTGCGGGCGGTGATCCTGCACCCGCGGTGCGACGATAGCCTGCTCGATCTCCTTCTCAAGGACGTTCTGGCGGCGTCGCGCGAGGCCCGCGCGTAG
- a CDS encoding phage holin family protein: MPGFLIRFIVSVFALGFTAAIVRGIDITGESDFQRAISLGAAALVLGILNAIIRPILVLLTLPITLVTLGLFVFVLNAAMIWLTSRVVEGFEVRGFGAALFGAILMTVISFVLNRFVKDRNEKTRR, translated from the coding sequence ATGCCGGGCTTCCTGATTCGGTTCATCGTGAGCGTCTTCGCGCTTGGGTTCACGGCCGCCATCGTTCGAGGGATCGACATCACCGGCGAGAGCGACTTCCAGAGGGCGATCTCCCTCGGAGCGGCCGCGCTCGTACTGGGGATTCTGAACGCGATCATCCGCCCGATCCTGGTCCTTCTCACCCTTCCGATCACGCTCGTCACGCTGGGGCTCTTCGTCTTCGTGTTGAACGCCGCGATGATCTGGCTCACATCTCGAGTGGTTGAAGGTTTCGAGGTGCGCGGATTCGGCGCCGCCCTCTTCGGCGCGATTCTCATGACCGTGATCTCCTTCGTCCTCAACCGATTCGTGAAGGATCGCAACGAGAAGACCCGCAGGTGA